The Drosophila mauritiana strain mau12 chromosome 2R, ASM438214v1, whole genome shotgun sequence genome has a segment encoding these proteins:
- the LOC117137227 gene encoding protein eiger isoform X1 → MTAETLKPFITPTSANDDGFPAKATSTATAQRRTRQLIPLVLGFIGLGLVVAILALTIWQTTRVSHLDKELKSLKRVVDNLQQRLGINYLDEFDEFQKEYENALIDYPRKVDGLTDEEDDDDGDGLDSMADGEDDDDSYSSVDDVGADYEDYTDMLNKLSNAHTGTTPTSETTAEGEGETDSASSASNDDNVFDDFTSYNAHKKKHERKSRSIADVRNEEQNIQGNHTELQEKSSNEATSKESPAPLHHRRRMHSRHRHLLVRKGESLLSARSEDSRPAAHFHLSSRRRHQGSMGYHGDMYIGNDNERNSYQGHFQTHDGVLTVTNTGLYYVYAQICYNNSHDQNGFIVFQGDTPFLQCLNTVPTNMPHKVHTCHTSGLIHLERNERIHLKDIHNDRNAVLREGNNRSYFGIFKV, encoded by the exons ATGACTGCCGAGACCCTCAAGCCGTTTATAACGCCAACGAGTGCCAACGATGATGGTTTTCCGGCCAAAGCGACCAGCACGGCGACCGCCCAGCGACGCACCCGCCAGCTGATCCCCCTGGTTTTGGGGTTCATCGGTCTGGGGCTGGTCGTTGCCATTCTCGCACTAACG ATCTGGCAGACAACGCGTGTATCGCATCTGGACAAGGAGCTGAAGAGCCTGAAGCGAGTCGTCGATAATCTCCAACAGCGTTTGGGCATAAACTATCTGGACGAGTTCGACGAGTTCCAAAAGGAG TACGAGAATGCCCTCATCGACTATCCCAGGAAGGTGGATGGCCTCACggacgaggaggacgacgacgatggCGATGGTCTGGATTCCATGGCAGACGgcgaggacgacgacgatAGCTACAGCTCTGTGGATGATGTTGGCGCAGACTACGAGGACTATACCGATATGTTAAACAAACTTAGCAATGCGCACACCGGCACCACGCCCACATCGGAGACCACTGCTGAGGGCGAGGGCGAGACGGACAGTGCATCATCCGCCTCGAATGATGACAATGTGTTCGATGACTTTACCAGCTACAATGCCCACAAGAAGAAGCATGAGAG AAAATCTCGCTCGATTGCCGATGTTCGCAATGAGGAGCAGAATATTCAGGGAAATCACACAGAGCTTCAGGAAAAGTCATCCAATGAGGCAACTTCCAAAGAGAG CCCTGCACCACTTCACCATCGTCGCAGGATGCATTCCCGCCATCGCCACCTCCTAGTCCGCAAAG GTGAATCTCTTCTTTCAGCCAGATCCGAGGACTCGAGGCCAGCAGCCCACTTCCACCTGAGCAGCAGGCGGCGTCACCAAGGAAGTATGG GCTACCATGGAGATATGTACATTGGAAATGATAACGAGAGAAACTCTTATCAGGGACACTTTCAAACGCACGATGGCGTCTTGACGGTGACCAATACAGGCctatattacgtatacgcccaGATATGCTACAACAACTCGCACGACCAGAACGGATTTATCGTCTTTCAAGGAGACACTCCATTCCTGCAGTGCTTGAACACGGTGCCCACCAACATGCCACATAAGGTGCACACCTGCCACACGAGTGGTCTGATCCACCTGGAACGAAACGAGAGGATCCATCTGAAGGACATTCACAACGATCGCAATGCAGTTCTGCGGGAGGGAAACAACCGAAGCTACTTTGGCATCTTCAAGGTGTAA
- the LOC117136325 gene encoding uncharacterized protein LOC117136325, protein MHKNTIWYAAVLLVVYFTLVFCEKTKNEEAPAQLDNQVEDTWENLGRELMEFEGRTRRHRHHMFWYRHLWPIAIAYWIKVKVVIVSFFVGSAIYLGLRYFWPHARCNQEIILDHPPSSFSHHDHIPYSLDHDHSEHYDAPSSFDSGASFEPYSGYSSYAGSDIVSDVHGDYHSESPSGPSGPSGPVDTRRRGRRSAADNAHLIQDEQEEEHVEIVDEEISESVARQMPAEEQIADFMFAFLGLDSKACRRRFVCEMEFRSKLNPLTSMAFRIVGRGFFEKYTNARNPMARATSFGECAAVNPECIFVENDNAEENPESEAHQEAEQQQEEQAATEESAAEDSQNEINLQAERRRAKHKNRKLSSIAEHILMQ, encoded by the exons ATGCACAAGAACACCATTTGGTACGCAGCTGTGCTCCTTGTCGTTTACTTCACCCTGGTGTTTTGCGAGAAGACGAAGAACGAGGAGGCTCCGGCGCAATTGGATAACCAAGTGGAGGACACTTGGGAAAATCTCGGCCGGGAGTTAATGGAGTTTGAGGGACGTACTCGCCGCCATCGCCACCACATGTTCTGGT ATCGTCACCTATGGCCCATTGCCATTGCTTACTGGATCAAGGTGAAAGTGGTGATCGTATCCTTCTTTGTGGGCAGTGCCATTTACTTGGGTCTGCGCTATTTCTGGCCCCATGCCAGGTGCAACCAGGAGATCATCCTGGATCATCC tcCTTCGTCTTTCTCCCATCACGATCACATTCCCTACTCTCTGGACCACGATCACTCGGAGCACTATGATGCTCCTTCATCTTTTGACTCCGGCGCCAGTTTCGAGCCCTATTCCGGATACAGCAGCTATGCAGGATCGGACATTGTCTCCGATGTGCATGGCGACTACCATAGCGAATCTCCCTCTGGACCAAGTGGCCCATCTGGTCCCGTAGATACACGCCGTCGCGGACGGCGTAGCGCTGCAGATAACGCCCATTTGATCCAGGATGAGCAGGAGGAAGAGCACGTGGAGATTGTGGATGAGGAAATTTCAGAGAGCGTGGCTCGCCAAATGCCCGCCGAAGAGCA GATTGCCGATTTTATGTTCGCCTTTTTGGGCCTGGACTCGAAGGCGTGCCGACGCCGATTCGTCTGTGAAATGGAGTTCAGATCCAAGTTAAATCCGCTGACCAGCATGGCCTTCCGCATTGTGGGTCGCGGATTCTTTGAGAAGTACACCAATGCCAGGAATCCTATGGCCAGGGCCACCAGCTTTGGCGAGTGTGCTGCCGTTAATCCCGAGTGCATTTTCGTGGAGAACGATAACGCCGAGGAAAATCCGGAGTCGGAGGCACACCAGGAGGCTGAACAGCAACAGGAGGAGCAGGCAGCCACCGAGGAATCTGCCGCTGAGGATTCCCAGAATGAGATCAACCTCCAAGCCGAAAGGCGACGAGCCAAACACAAGAATCGCAAGCTCAGCTCCATTGCCGAGCACATCCTGATGCAGTAG
- the LOC117136324 gene encoding nodal modulator 3 yields MRFFSGVFVILLIKLFQNANAGEVEVVGCGGFIKSHAEIDFSRVEIKLLTKQGSLKDKTDCSPSNGYYFLPIYDKGDYLLSISPPPGWSFEPEQVELNFDGKTDVCSQGRDVNFVFKGFGITGQVALAAGGGARGVDVELRSEQGEVRRTKSDANGVFSFTPIIPGNYVVKASHARWHFSKAEHKVVVVSGNTELPANSLVVSGFDVVGRFDSSSPLPGNLGVALYKKKGQSLVPKCETSSPAPANSVNSAYESASSCFSQLDKSGEYIFKNVPSGKYLLQAINLDSKLKLHLSPERLELEVGKDTLQVKDEFKITGFTVSGRVLTSDGGEPLKSAVVKVNGKKVAETDAQGSYTLENLKAGTVNIEVESSQLQFSPLQVKAQINTASLPTIVPSAYEVCGKVVSPKSHNVGLTKIGSTFHSSAYTNAETGNWCAFLPVGKYTIEVLTTDADKAAGVQFFPVQQQTEVRDAPVNGITFSQLRAKIRGELQCLPDATATCTSAEVTLQALDATGQPTENKWKARAHRGKYVFKDMLPGPYELTIPQGNLCYESTRVFLNVASAEEDAPPFVHKGYEVSIISSHRALMKYTHVTGPSEPKAPTESLKIASGVNTFCVNKYGSYDFKLEGCHTYDESLPSKFITPEPDQLQTLIINAVAHKTGVRVLSTEPTADSIKLVLESESLGQEVITPVAESHKVDGKFAYRYDTYLKPEQVLRITPVSDVLLFAPQQHEIVGSSDCVDIAFNFVATRGLILRGKVVPAIKDAKITLSFPDQPELQSLEVLTSVTGEFKFGPIEESLAFDLKAEKESYVFSDYNRQTASFSAHKLCEISVVVKDEAGQTLGGVLLSLSGGESYRKNLVTGDNGAINFHSLSPSQYYLRPMMKEYKFEPNSKMIDIKDGETVSVTLVGKRFAYSIFGTVSSLNGDPFAGVNVQATADNFCPQQPEEATSEANGQYRIRGLQPGCSYSVRVVPDKEIVERSIPAQHTVKVASEDVRDINLVAISPLKIVDITGRVTATLNEHYKTLRIVMYRKGNSDSPVFSQRVGTPVNPKARLNPGITVFFPRIPLDGKSYVVELQSTLSDKTYTYKLPSTTFVADRGSVFVELEFKPEVRAAEADLNQNSISALVLIALVAIAFFKQDLATSFLSFVWSKLNDVAADLAQRQKSKTQVRKNEPINQREIEQMADQINAIKKKKTKKI; encoded by the exons ATGAGGTTTTTTTCCGGCGTTTTcgtaattttattaattaaacttTTCCAAAATGCCAACGCCGGCGAGGTGGAGGTCGTCGGCTGCGGTGGCTTCATCAAGAGCCACGCCGAGATCGACTTTTCCCGGGTGGAGATCAAACT GCTGACCAAGCAGGGATCCCTGAAGGACAAGACGGACTGCTCACCCTCTAACGGATATTACTTCCTGCCGATTTACGACAAGGGCGACTACCTGCTTAGCATTTCTCCGCCACCGGGCTGGAGCTTCGAGCCGGAACAGGTGGAATTGAACTTCGATGGCAAGACCGACGTTTGCAGCCAGGGTCGCGATGTGAACTTTGTGTTCAAGGGCTTTGGCATCACCGGACAGGTGGCCCTCGCCGCCGGCGGCGGTGCCCGTGGCGTAGACGTGGAACTGCGATCTGAACAGGGCGAAGTCCGGCGCACAAAGAGCGATGCGAACGGAGTGTTCTCCTTTACGCCCATTATTCCCGGTAACTACGTGGTCAAGGCATCGCATGCAAGGTGGCACTTCTCCAAGGCGGAGCACAAGGTGGTCGTGGTTAGCGGTAACACCGAGCTGCCGGCGAACTCTTTGGTAGTCTCTGGATTCGATGTGGTTGGTCGCTTTGATTCCAGCTCGCCGCTTCCTGGAAATCTGGGTGTGGCTCTTTACAAGAAGAAAGGA CAATCTTTAGTGCCAAAATGTGAGACATCCTCCCCAGCGCCGGCTAATAGTGTTAATAGCGCCTACGAATCCGCATCCTCCTGCTTCTCCCAGTTGGACAAATCGGGAGAGTATATTTTCAAGAACGTGCCATCTGGAAAGTACCTGTTGCAAGCTATCAACCTAGATTCTAAGTTGAAGCTGCACTTGAGTCCCGAGCGGTTGGAACTAGAAGTGGGCAAGGATACGCTGCAAGTCAAGGACGAATTCAAGATCACAGGCTTCACAGTTTCTGGTCGAGTCCTGACCTCCGACGGAGGGGAACCGCTAAAGTCAGCTGTTGTTAAAGTAAATGGAAAGAAGGTGGCCGAGACTGATGCCCAGGGCTCATATACGTTGGAAAACTTAAAGGCAGGCACGGTCAACATCGAAGTGGAGTCCTCCCAGCTGCAGTTTTCCCCCCTGCAAGTCaaggctcagatcaacacaGCTTCCCTGCCCACCATTGTGCCATCTGCTTATGAGGTGTGCGGAAAAGTAGTGTCCCCGAAATCACACAATGTGGGACTTACCAAGATCGGCTCCACTTTCCACTCGTCGGCTTACACAAACGCGGAGACCGGAAACTGGTGCGCCTTTCTTCCTGTTGGCAAATATACCATTGAAGTCCTGACCACGGATGCTGACAAGGCCGCTGGAGTGCAGTTCTTCCCTGTTCAGCAGCAGACGGAGGTTCGCGATGCACCCGTCAATGGCATAACCTTTTCCCAGCTGCGCGCAAAGATTCGCGGCGAACTGCAGTGTCTGCCTGATGCTACCGCCACCTGCACTTCCGCTGAGGTCACCCTGCAGGCTTTAGATGCCACCGGTCAGCCCACGGAGAACAAATGGAAGGCCAGGGCACATC GTGGCAAATACGTTTTTAAGGATATGCTTCCTGGTCCCTATGAACTTACAATTCCCCAGGGAAATCTCTGCTACGAATCGACCCGTGTGTTCCTGAACGTCGCTTCTGCTGAAGAGGATGCGCCCCCATTTGTACACAAGGGCTACGAGGTGTCCATTATCTCTAGCCATCGGGCACTG ATGAAATACACTCACGTCACTGGACCTTCTGAGCCAAAGGCACCTACTGAATCGCTGAAGATTGCGTCAGGAGTGAATACATTTTGCGTGAACAAGTATGGTAGCTACGATTTCAAGCTAGAGGGCTGCCACACGTATGATGAGTCGCTACCCAGCAAGTTCATTACTCCAGAACCAGATCAGTTGCAAACACTAATCATTAATGCAGTGGCCCACAAGACTGGCGTTCGAGTTCTGTCCACCGAACCCACTGCTGATTCCATTAAGCTTGTGCTCGAATCTGAATCGCTGGGTCAGGAGGTGATCACACCCGTTGCTGAGTCCCACAAAGTAGATGGCAAGTTCGCCTACCGCTACGACACGTATCTCAAACCGGAACAGGTCCTTCGTATTACACCAGTGAGCGATGTCTTGCTGTTTGCGCCCCAGCAACACGAAATTGTTGGCAGCAGCGATTGTGTAGATATTGCCTTCAACTTTGTGGCTACCAGAGGTTTGATTCTACGCGGAAAGGTTGTTCCTGCCATTAAGGATGCAAAGATCACACTGTCTTTCCCTGATCAGCCTGAGTTGCAGAGCCTGGAAGTACTCACCTCCGTCACCGGAGAATTTAAGTTTGGCCCAATTGAAGAGTCTCTTGCTTTTGACCTTAAGGCCGAAAAGGAGTCGTACGTTTTCAGCGACTACAACCGCCAGACAGCTTCGTTTAGTGCTCACAAACTCTGCGAGATTTCCGTGGTTGTCAAGGATGAGGCTGGTCAGACATTGGGCGGAGTCCTCCTTTCGCTGAGCGGTGGGGAGAGCTATCGCAAGAACCTCGTCACCGGCGATAATGGAGCTATTAACTTCCACTCCCTTTCGCCATCGCAGTACTACCTGCGTCCCATGATGAAGGAGTACAAATTCGAGCCCAACTCAAAAATGATTGACATTAAGGATGGCGAGACTGTGTCTGTTACCCTTGT TGGCAAGCGATTCGCTTACTCAATCTTTGGCACAGTGAGCTCCCTAAACGGTGATCCATTCGCCGGCGTTAATGTTCAGGCCACAGCCGATAACTTTTGTCCCCAGCAGCCGGAGGAGGCCACCAGCGAGGCGAATGGACAGTATCGCATCCGAGGTCTGCAACCTGGCTGTAGCTACTCCGTGCGCGTCGTCCCCGACAAGGAGATCGTGGAGCGATCTATTCCTGCCCAGCACACGGTTAAGGTGGCCAGCGAGGATGTGCGTGACATAAACCTGGTGGCTATTAGTCCCTTGAAGATCGTGGACATCACTGGCAGGGTGACGGCCACACTCAATGAACACTACAAGACGCTGCGCATTGTGATGTACCGCAAAGGAAACTCGGATTCTCCTGTATTCTCGCAGCGTGTGGGCACCCCGGTGAATCCTAAAGCAAGACTGAACCCAGGCATCACCGTCTTCTTCCCTCGCATTCCTTTGGACGGCAAGAGCTACGTGGTAGAACTGCAGTCCACCCTCTCTGATAAAACATATACCTACAAGCTGCCATCGACTACGTTTGTGGCTGACAGGGGTTCCGTGTTCGTTGAGCTGGAGTTCAAGCCAGAGGTGCGCGCCGCCGAAGCTGATCTCAACCAGAATTCGATTTCGGCTCTGGTGCTCATCGCCTTGGTGGCCATTGCCTTCTTTAAGCAGGATCTGGCCACCAGTTTCCTCAGCTTCGTGTGGAGCAAGCTTAACGATGTCGCCGCCGATCTCGCCCAGCGACAGAAAAGCAAGACGCAGGTGCGCAAGAACGAGCCAATCAACCAGCGCGAGATTGAACAGATGGCTGACCAGATAAATGCCATCAAGAAGAAAAAGACCAAGAAGATTTAG
- the LOC117137227 gene encoding protein eiger isoform X2 — MTAETLKPFITPTSANDDGFPAKATSTATAQRRTRQLIPLVLGFIGLGLVVAILALTIWQTTRVSHLDKELKSLKRVVDNLQQRLGINYLDEFDEFQKEYENALIDYPRKVDGLTDEEDDDDGDGLDSMADGEDDDDSYSSVDDVGADYEDYTDMLNKLSNAHTGTTPTSETTAEGEGETDSASSASNDDNVFDDFTSYNAHKKKHERKSRSIADVRNEEQNIQGNHTELQEKSSNEATSKESPAPLHHRRRMHSRHRHLLVRKARSEDSRPAAHFHLSSRRRHQGSMGYHGDMYIGNDNERNSYQGHFQTHDGVLTVTNTGLYYVYAQICYNNSHDQNGFIVFQGDTPFLQCLNTVPTNMPHKVHTCHTSGLIHLERNERIHLKDIHNDRNAVLREGNNRSYFGIFKV; from the exons ATGACTGCCGAGACCCTCAAGCCGTTTATAACGCCAACGAGTGCCAACGATGATGGTTTTCCGGCCAAAGCGACCAGCACGGCGACCGCCCAGCGACGCACCCGCCAGCTGATCCCCCTGGTTTTGGGGTTCATCGGTCTGGGGCTGGTCGTTGCCATTCTCGCACTAACG ATCTGGCAGACAACGCGTGTATCGCATCTGGACAAGGAGCTGAAGAGCCTGAAGCGAGTCGTCGATAATCTCCAACAGCGTTTGGGCATAAACTATCTGGACGAGTTCGACGAGTTCCAAAAGGAG TACGAGAATGCCCTCATCGACTATCCCAGGAAGGTGGATGGCCTCACggacgaggaggacgacgacgatggCGATGGTCTGGATTCCATGGCAGACGgcgaggacgacgacgatAGCTACAGCTCTGTGGATGATGTTGGCGCAGACTACGAGGACTATACCGATATGTTAAACAAACTTAGCAATGCGCACACCGGCACCACGCCCACATCGGAGACCACTGCTGAGGGCGAGGGCGAGACGGACAGTGCATCATCCGCCTCGAATGATGACAATGTGTTCGATGACTTTACCAGCTACAATGCCCACAAGAAGAAGCATGAGAG AAAATCTCGCTCGATTGCCGATGTTCGCAATGAGGAGCAGAATATTCAGGGAAATCACACAGAGCTTCAGGAAAAGTCATCCAATGAGGCAACTTCCAAAGAGAG CCCTGCACCACTTCACCATCGTCGCAGGATGCATTCCCGCCATCGCCACCTCCTAGTCCGCAAAG CCAGATCCGAGGACTCGAGGCCAGCAGCCCACTTCCACCTGAGCAGCAGGCGGCGTCACCAAGGAAGTATGG GCTACCATGGAGATATGTACATTGGAAATGATAACGAGAGAAACTCTTATCAGGGACACTTTCAAACGCACGATGGCGTCTTGACGGTGACCAATACAGGCctatattacgtatacgcccaGATATGCTACAACAACTCGCACGACCAGAACGGATTTATCGTCTTTCAAGGAGACACTCCATTCCTGCAGTGCTTGAACACGGTGCCCACCAACATGCCACATAAGGTGCACACCTGCCACACGAGTGGTCTGATCCACCTGGAACGAAACGAGAGGATCCATCTGAAGGACATTCACAACGATCGCAATGCAGTTCTGCGGGAGGGAAACAACCGAAGCTACTTTGGCATCTTCAAGGTGTAA